CACGAATTTACGTCGCTGGTGCTGGCGCTGCTGTGGACCGGCGGTCATCCGTCGAAAGAAGCGCAGGCTCTGCTGGAGCAGATCCGCGACCTGGACGGCGATTTCGAGTTTGAAACCTACTACTCGCTCTCCTGCCACAACTGCCCGGACGTGGTGCAGGCGCTGAACCTGATGTCAGTCCTGAACCCGCGCATTAAACACACGGCGATTGATGGCGCGGTGTTCCAGAATGAAATCACCGATCGCAACATCATGGGCGTGCCGGCCGTGTTCATGAACGGCGTGGAGTTCGGCTCTGGCCGTATGACGCTTGCGGAAATCGTCGCGAAAGTGGATACCGGCGCTGAAAAACGCGCGGCGGAAGAGCTGAACCAGCGCGACGCTTACGACGTGCTGATTGTCGGCTCCGGCCCGGCGGGCGCGGCGGCGGCGATTTACTCCGCACGTAAAGGCATTCGTACCGGCCTGATGGGCGAGCGTTTCGGCGGCCAGGTGCTGGACACCGTAGACATCGAAAACTACATCTCTGTGCCGAAAACCGAAGGCCAGAAACTGGCGGGCGCGCTGAAGTCGCATGTGGATGATTACGACGTTGACGTTATCGACACCCAGAGCGCGACGAAGCTGATTCCGGCGGCGAGCGAAGGCGGCCTGCACCAGATTGAAACGGCGTCCGGCGCGGTGCTGAAAGCGCGCAGCGTGATCGTGGCGACCGGCGCGAAATGGCGCAACATGGGCGTGCCTGGCGAAGATCAGTATCGCACCAAAGGCGTGACCTACTGCCCGCACTGCGACGGCCCGCTGTTTAAAGGCAAACGCGTCGCGGTGATCGGCGGCGGTAACTCCGGCGTGGAAGCGGCTATCGACCTCGCGGGGATCGTTGAGCACGTAACGCTGCTGGAATTTGCGCCGGAGATGAAAGCCGACCAGGTGTTGCAGGATAAACTGCGCAGCCTGAAAAACGTCGACATCATTCTGAATGCGATGACCACCGAAGTGAAAGGCGACGGCACGAAACTGACCGGCCTTGATTATCAGGATCGCGTAACGGGCTCTGTGAAGCATCTGGAAGTGGCGGGGATCTTTGTGCAGATTGGTCTGCTGCCTAATACCACCTGGCTTGACGGCGCTATCGAGCGTAACCGCATGGGCGAGATCATCATCGACGCCAAATGCGAGACCAGCGTGAAGGGCGTATTCGCCGCGGGCGACTGCACCACCGTGCCGTACAAACAGATCATCATCGCCACCGGCGAGGGCGCGAAAGCCTCCCTGAGCGCGTTTGATTATCTGATTCGCACCAAAACCGCATAACAAGAAAGTAAGACACCTGCGTAAAAGCCGCCCTCAGGGGCGGCTTTTTTATTGGCGGATGAGGTGAGCTGGTGTGGGGTAACTGGCGGGTGCGCTGGCGCTTACCCGCCCTACGTTTAACTTCACAGATAGGTAGGGCGGGTAAGCGCAGCGCACCCGCCATTAATCCCCGAAACTTAACGCACCACAAATACCGGCACATGGGCGTGGCGCACCACGCTTGAGGCGTTCGAGCCTAACAGATGCGTGCTGATCGACGGATCGCGAGAACCAATCACCACCACGTCGGCATGCAACTCTTGCGCCATCGCGTTAACCTCATCGCGTACGCTGCCGAAACGAACATGGCTGCGCAGGCGCGATTCCGGCAGGGTGAAATGTTGCTTCAGGGTTTGCAGGCGCTGATTCGCCTCGGCTTCCAGATGCTCTTCAAAACGGCGGATATCGGCGGCGAAGCGGTGCAGGCTCAGATTCGCCGAGCCCGGCAACACATGCAGCAGATGAATAATTCCGTCCTCCTGCGCCAGAAACTCCGCGTGGCGAATCGCCTTGTCGCTCAGTTCCATTTCAAACACATCGACAGGCATCAGAATCGTGTTGTACATCGTCACTCCTCCTTTAGCGGTTATCTACGCGCTTATTAAACCCTGTTTTTGTCATGGATACTTTTATTCATGCGACAAATTTGCGTTTTTTTACGCAGCGGCTTTCGCCAGGAAAACTCTTAAAGCCGCCGCGCTGGCGGCGGATCCGGCGGCTCACGGCCCATCCAGACTACCCTTGGTGTAGACCAGATGAACTTTCGCACTGGAACCTGTCTCTTTTTACCGTCTGCCAGGAGGTCGTAATGAAGGCGTTAACCTACCACGGGCCGCATAACGTTAAGGTCGAAAATGTCCCGGACCCGATTATCGAGGCGCAGGACGATATTATTCTGCGCGTCACGGCGACCGCGATTTGCGGCTCCGATTTGCATCTCTATCGCGGCAAAATCCCGCAGGTCCATCACGGCGATATTTTCGGCCATGAATTTATGGGGGAAGTGGTGGAAACCGGCAGCGCGGTGAAGGATATCCGCAAGGGCGACCGCGTGGTGATCCCCTTCGTAATCGCCTGCGGCGACTGTTTCTTCTGCAAGTTACAGCAATATTCCGCCTGTGAAACCACCAACAAAGGCACCGGCGCGGCGCTGAATAAAAAGCAGATCCCGGCGCCTGCCGCGCTGTTCGGTTACAGCCACCTTTATGGCGGCATTCCGGGCGGCCAGGCGGAGTATGTGCGCGTGCCGAAGGGCAACGTCGGGCCGTTTAAAGTGCCGCCGGTGCTTTCTGACGATAAAGCGCTGTTCCTCTCCGATATCCTGCCGACGGCCTGGCAGGCGGTGAAAAATGGTCAGGTGCAGAAAGGCTCCCAGGTGGCGATTTACGGCGCGGGCCCGGTGGGGCTGCTTAGCGCCGCCTGCGCCCGACTGCTCGGCGCAGAACAGATCTTTATGGTTGACCATAACGATTATCGTCTCGCGTTTGCGAAAGAGCGTTACGGCGTTATCCCGATCAACTTCGATGAAAACGACGATCCGGCGGCGTTTATTATTGAAAACACGCCGGGCAACCGCGGCGTGGACGCCGTTATCGATGCGGTCGGCTTTGAGGCCAAAGGCAGCCTGACCGAAACCGTACTGTCGAATCTCAAAATTGAAGGCAGCAGCGGCAAAGCGCTGCGCCAGTGCATCGCGGCGGTGCGTCGCGGCGGCGTGGTAAGCGTGCCGGGCGTCTATGCGGGCTTTATCCACGGCTTCCTGTTTGGCGACGCGTTCGATAAAGGCATCAGCTTTAAGATGGGCCAGACGCACGTCCATGCGTTTCTGCCGGAGCTGCTGCCGCTTATCGAGCAGGGCTTGCTGACGCCGGAAGAGATAGTCACGCACTATCTGCCGCTGGAAGATGCCGCGCGGGGCTATAAGATTTTCGAGAAGCGCGAAGAGGAGTGCCGCAAAGTGATTCTGGTGCCGGGCGCCGCGACGCCGGAGGCCGCGCGTGAGAAAGTCACCGCGCTGATGAACGCGCCGTTGCAGCCGTAATTTTCAGCAACTAAAAACAGAAAGAGGATGCCCTGGCATCCTCTTATTTTTTACCGCTCCGGGGCGTTTAAAGACGGTATTCGCCCGCCGCTTCCGGCTGGTAGAGCAGTTCCAGCACTTCGATATGCGTTTCGCTGCCGTCCGGCAGCGGCCAGCGGATGGCGTCGCCCACGCGCAGGCCCAGCAGCGCCGCGCCCACCGGCGCCATGACTGACAGCGCTTCCGGGCTGCTGCCCGCGTTTTGCGGATAGACCAGCAGGCGCTCGTAGGTTTCGCCGCTCGCCAGATCGCGAAATTTCACCCGGCTGTTCATCGTCACCACATCTTCCGGCATCGCCTGCGGGCTGACCATCCGGGCGCGATCCAGTTCATCGTTCAGCGCGTCAGCCACCGGCAGACGCGCGAACGTGGGCTGCTCCAGCAGACTGTCGAGACGTTCAGCATCGAGTTCGTTGATGATAAGGGCAGGTCGGGACATTTGTTACTCCATGTCATTGAATCAGGCGGCGTTTCGCCGCTAACCAGCGTCCAAAGAAAAACCCTCACCGTCAAAACGATGAGGGTCCGCGTCAGGGGATGATACTCAGCCTTGCGCGCCGTTTGAAGTGAGCCAGCTCACGAAACGGGGCTTAAAGCAGGATGCTGCCCACCGCCGCCAGCAGGAAGGCGATGGAGCCCAGCAGGGTTTCCATCACGGTCCAGGTTTTCAGCGTGGTTTTCTCATCCATCTCAAGGAAACGGCCCACCAGCCAGAAGCCGGAGTCGTTGACGTGTGAGAGCACCGTCGCGCCGCCCGCGATGGCGATAACGATAAAGCAGAGATCAAACTGGCTTAAGCCCGGCGTCGCCTGCACCATCGGCGCGACCAGCGCGGCGGTGGTAGTCAGCGCGACCGTCGCCGAGCCCTGCGCCACGCGCAGCGCGGTGGAGATAACAAACGCCGCGAGAATAACCGGCATACCGGTATCGGAAAGCACGCCCGCCAGCGCGTCGCCAATGCCGCTGGCGCGCAGCACGCCGCCGAACATCCCGCCCGCGCCGGTCACCAGAATAATCCCGCAGATGGGGCCAAGCGCGCCGTCGCAGATTTTCTCCAGATGCTGGCGGCTGTGGTTGCGGCTAAAGACCATCAGCGCGAAGAAGACGGTGATCAGCAGCGCGACCGGCGTTTTACCGAGCATACGCAGGAAGTTCGCCACGCTGTTGTCGGCGCTGATCCAGCCCAGCACTTTGGCGGTGTTCAGGCCGGTATCGAGAAAAATGAGCATCAGCGGCAGCAGCAGGATCGTTAACACCATGCCGAAGGACGGCGGGCGATGCGTCGGATCGGCGTCCACTTCGCCAAGGAACGAGGAGGGGAGTTTGATATCGAATTTTTTACCGGCGTACTGGCCATACAGATAACCGCCGAAATACCAGGTGGGGATAGCGATAATCAGACCGACGATCACCAGCAGGCCGATATTGGCGCCCAGCAGTTCGCTGGCGGCAACCGGGCCCGGATGCGGCGGCACCAGCGCATGCATGGCCGCAAACGCGCCCGCCGCCGGGAAGGCGTATTTCAGCGTCGAACCGCCAAAGCGCTTCGCCACGCTGAAGATAATCGGCAGCATGACGACCAGACCTGCGTCAAAGAAGATCGGGAAGCCAAACAGCAGCGAGGCGATTCCGAGCGCGAAGGGCGCGCGGTGTTCGCCAAATTTGTTAATCAGCGTATCGGCCAGCACTTTCGCGCCGCCAGAGACTTCCAGCAGACGGCCTATCATCGCGCCGATGCCCACCAGCAGCGCGACGCCCGCAAGCGTACTGCCAAAGCCTGTTAGCAGCGTAGGCACGACTTTATCAAATGGCACTTTGGTCAACAGCGCCACAACAATACTGACCAGGGTAAGCGCAAGAAAAGCATGCACTTTAAAGCGCATGATAAGTATCAGCAGCAGTACGACGGCCCCGGCGGCAATGCCCAGCAGCGTACCGGCGTCATAAGCGTAAGTGGTTTCTGTCATCGTTATCGTCCTCAATAGGGGTACAGTGAAACCGTAGCCTGGTCGGCGGTTTTCTCACTGATACCGGTAACATGATACCGATAACATGTGGCGGCTTGTAAACAGGGTCTGTCATATTTATTAACATTTTGAGATCACCGTCAAACTCCTGCATGCACGGCGCTTTTCCTTCCGTCTGCGCATATCCCGCCTCGCGCATCTGTCAAACTTTCCGGACCGTTTTTTTCACTAAATCGCCAGATTTGTTGGCTATATCGAGCTTTTTTGTCGTGAAGTCGCCGCGAAGTTGCCGCTATTCCATAACCTTAACTAGCTTAGGATCGTGATGATTTGCCGTACATCGCGCTGTAGGCGGCGGCGCAACGCCTCCGCACCCTGTTCAGTGCATAAGAGGACATCATGAAAAAGCTCACCTTCACTTTTCTGACCGTGGCGCTGGCGGGCACCAGCCCTTTCGCGTTTGCCGATACCCTGCGCATGGAGTGCCCCGTTTCGCCCGGCGGCAAACAGTACTGCCAGCACATCAAAGAGCGTTTCGAGAAACAGACCGGCAATCAGCTGGAGTTTATTGAGTTCCCGGCGGCCTCCGATGAAAAGCTGGCGCTGCTGCAACAACTCTTCGCCGCCAAAGATGAGAAAGCGGTGGACGTGTTTCAGTCCGACACCATCTGGATAGGCCTGCTGGATAAGCAGACGCTCGATCTCACCGACGCGATGGGCGGCATGGAAAAAGACTTTTTCCCCGGTCCCTGGAAGAACAACACCGTCAACGGACGCCTGAAAGCAGTGCCGTCGTATATCGATACCGGCGTGCTGTTTTATCGCAAAGATTTACTGGAAAAATACAAAGAGCAGCCGCCGAAAACATGGGACGAGATGGCGCGCATCGCCACGAAAATCCAGGCGGAGGAGCGCAAGGCGGGACATAAGAATTTCTGGGGGTATATCTTCCAGGGGAAATCTTACGAAGGACTGACCTGTAACGCGCTGGAGTGGATCGATTCATACGGCGGCGGCACGTTTGTCGATGAAAAAGGGAACGTGACCATTAATAACCCGAAAGCGGCGCAGGCGCTGGATATGGCGCGCGGCTGGATGGGCAAAATCACGCCGAAGGGCGTGCTGGGTTACAAAGAGGAAGAGTCGCGCACCGTGTTCCAGAACGGCGACGCGCTGTTTATGCGCAACTGGCCGTATGTCTGGCAGCTATCGCAGGCCGATGACAGCCCGCTTAAGGGCAAAGTGGGCGTGATGCAGCTCCCCGCCGGGCCGGAGGGTCGCCAGGCGACGACGCTCGGCGGCTGGCAGTGGTCGATTAACGCTAATACCAAAAACCCGCAAGCCGCCATCGCGCTGCTGAAAATCTTAAGCGATGACGATTCGCAGACGACGCGTCTGAAGATCCTCGGCCATGCGCCGACCCGCGTGGCGTTGTATGAGAACAAAGAGGTGCTGGCGATTGCGCCGGAGCTGACCCAGTTCCGCGATATCTTCGCCCAGGCCGTGCCGCGCCCGGCGACGGTGACCAAAGCGCAGTATCCGCGCGTGTCGAACGCTATTTTCAACGTGACGTTTAGCGTGCTGAACGGCAAAGAGGATGGCAAGAAAGCGGCGGCGGATATGCAAAAGCGTCTGACGCGCGCGAAGGGCACCGGCTGGCGGTAAGGTTTGGATGGCGTGGCGGCTGGCGGGTGCGCGTGGCATACCGCCCTGCATACGATGCGCTGGTTTTCTCGGTGGCGGGTGCGCTTCGCTTACCCGCCCTACAAAAACCAGTTGCGAGTTCGTAGGGCGGGTAAGCCACGCGCACCCGCCGTTCAAACTCCTCGCGCCTGCGCGAAAAGGCCGGGGAGAGGTGCTACATCATCGTGTCCCTCAACATGCTCAACGGAGCGCCTATGAAATCCGATAGCCTTACGTCGCCGCCGGCTCCCCGGCGGCACAACGCCTCCTGGCATCAGCGCCGTCGGCGCGTGGCGTGGGGGCTGGTGCTGCCCTCGCTGCTCCTGCTGGCGCTGGCGGCGGGCTGGCCGCTGGTTCGCACCATCTGGTTTAGCTTCACCAACGCCATGCTTGACGCGCCCCAGGATTACCAGATGGTGGGCATCGCGAACTACTTTGCGCGCAAGGATGGTGTGAGCATCGGCGTGCTGAGTGACCCGCTCTGGTGGCAGGCGGTGGGCAATACCCTGTGGTTTACGTTCACCTCGGTGGCGCTGGAGCTGCTGCTCGGCATGCTGCTGGCGCTGCTGATGAACGAGAAATTCCGCGGGCAGGGGCTGGTGCGAACCGCCATTCTCATTCCGTGGGCCATCCCGACAATCGTCAGCGCCAAAATGTGGGGCTGGATGTTCCACGATCAGTACGGCGTAGTGAACGATCTGCTCGGCAAAATCGGCCTGCCGTCGCATCTCGCATGGATTGCCGAGCCGTCGCTCTCCATGTGGGCGGTGGTGATTGCCGATGTCTGGAAAACCACGCCGTTTATGGCGCTGATGCTGCTGGCGGCGCTACAGCTGATTCCGGCGGATCTTTACGAGGCCGCGAAAGTGGACGGCGCCAGCCCCTGGCAGCGCTTTAAGCGCATCACGCTGCCGCTGATTATGCCCGCGCTGGTGGTGGCGCTGATTTTCCGCGTGATGGATTCAATGCGTATCTTCGATCTCATCTACGTGCTGACCTCCAACAGCGAGGCGACGATGTCGATTTCCGGTTACGCTCGCGAGCAGATTGTCTCTTATCAGGATATGGGCATGGGCTCCGCGGCCTCGGTGCTGGTCTTTATGATGGTGGCGGGCATCGCGGCCTGCTTTATCCGCGTCGCGCGCTTAAACGACAAGGAGAAAAACTGATGAAAATCACGCGCTGGCAGCGCAGGGCAGGGCATAAAGCGGTGATTTACATCGGCGCGCTGATGGCCTGTCTGTTCTGCGTTTTTCCCTTCTATTACGCCATTATTAGCTCGCTGCGCGCGGGCCAGGAGCTGTTTACGCCCGCCTATTTCCCGAACAGCTGGCACTGGGATAACTATGTGGTGGCGCTGGTGGATAACGGCATCGCCCGCAGTCTGCTGAACTCGGTGCTGGTGGCGGTGGTGACGGTGGGCCTCTGTTTGCTGGTGTCGGTGACTGCCGCCTTTGCGCTGGCGCGCGTGCCGTTTCGCGGGCGTCGCGTACTGCTTTTTACCATTCTCTGCGTCTCGATGTTCCCGCAGGTGGCGGTGCTGACGGGCATGTTTGAACTGGTGCGCTTTCTCGGGCTTTACGATTCGCTCGGCGCGCTGGTTATCTCCTACACCACGTTTTCGCTGCCGTTCACCGTCTGGGTGCTGACGACGTTTATGAAGTCGATTCCGGTGGAGCTGGAAGAGGCGGCGATTGTCGATGGCGCGAAAACCGGCACCATTATTCGCCGCGTCTTTGCGCCGGTGCTGGCGCCCGCGCTGGTGACCACCGGGCTGCTGGCGTTTATCGGCGCCTGGAATGAGTTCATGTTCGCGCTGACGTTTATTATTTCGGGCGACAAACGCACCGTGCCGGTCGCCATCAGTATGTTCAGCGGCGCATCAAGCTACGAGCTGCCCTGGGGCAGCATTATGGCCGCGTCGGTGGTGGTGACGCTGCCCATTATTGTTCTGGTGATTATCTTCCAGAAACGCATCGTCAGCGGGCTGACCAGCGGGGCGATTAAGGGGTAAATCATGGCGCAACTTCGTTTAGAGAAAGTCCAGAAACGCTACGGCACCCATGCCGAAGTGATTAAGCCGCTCGATTTACAGATCAACAGCGGCGAATTTGTGGTGGTGGTCGGCCCCTCCGGCTGCGGCAAATCGACGCTGCTGCGCCTGGTCGCCGGGCTTGAGGAGATAACCGACGGCGATATGTATATCGATGACCAGCGGGTCAACGACGATTCGCCGTCGGAGCGCGGCATTGGCATGGTGTTCCAGTCCTATGCGCTCTATCCGCATATGACGGTCTACCAGAATATGGCGTTCGCGCTTGAAATGGCGAAGGTGCCGGAGAAGGAGATTGACGAGCGGGTGCGCGAAAGCGCGCGGATTTTACAGCTGGAGCACCTGCTGGATCGCCGCCCGAAAGATCTCTCCGGCGGCCAGCGCCAGCGCGTGGCCATAGGCCGCGCGATTGTGCGCGAGCCGAGCCTGTTTCTCTTCGACGAACCGCTCTCGAACCTTGACGCCTCGCTGCGCGTGCAGATGCGCATGGAGATAGCGGCGCTGCACAGGCGCATTCACGCCACCATTCTGTATGTCACGCACGATCAGGTGGAGGCGATGACGCTCGCCGACCGCATCGTCGTTCTCAATCAGGGCCAGATTGAACAGGTCGGCACGCCCCTTGCGCTTTACGACACCCCGGCCAACGTGTTTGTCGCGCAGTTTATCGGCTCGCCGAAGATGAACCTGATCCCCGGCAAAATGCTGCGCGTGATGGAGCACGCCTGCGAGGTGGAGCTGGAAAACGGCCTGCGCCTGACGCTGCCGGTGCAGGCCGTCGCCGGGCAGGAGGGCGACGCGGTGCAGCTTGGCATTCGCCCGGAGCATGTGGAGATCATGACGCTTGCGAAAGCGGACGTGGAAGGCGAAGTGCTATTCGTTGAGCATATGGGTAATGAAACTCTGGTTTATGTGAATGGCGGTTATGGCGCAGAACCGCTGGTCATGCGCCATACTGAGAGGCTGGAAGTCCGGCCTGAGCACCATCTGGGGCTGAAACTGCCAGCGGAACACTGTTACCTTTTCGACAGCGCGGGCAACGCGTTTGCGCGCTTAAGCGGCCCGAAAACCCAGCATTAAGGGAGCGTGATGAAAGCAATCGACAAGAAGTGGTGGCATAACGCGGTGGTCTACCAGATCTACCCGCGCAGCTTTATGGACGCCAACGGCGACGGCGTGGGCGATCTGGCGGGGATCATCAGCAAGCTCGACTATCTGCAACAGCTTGGCATCAACCTTATCTGGCTCTCGCCGGTCTATAAATCGCCGATGGACGACAA
This DNA window, taken from Cronobacter universalis NCTC 9529, encodes the following:
- the ahpF gene encoding alkyl hydroperoxide reductase subunit F, translated to MLDTNMKTQLKAYLERLTKPVELVATLDDSAKSAEIKELLLEIAELSDKVSFREDNTLAARKPSFLITNPGSMQGPRFAGSPLGHEFTSLVLALLWTGGHPSKEAQALLEQIRDLDGDFEFETYYSLSCHNCPDVVQALNLMSVLNPRIKHTAIDGAVFQNEITDRNIMGVPAVFMNGVEFGSGRMTLAEIVAKVDTGAEKRAAEELNQRDAYDVLIVGSGPAGAAAAIYSARKGIRTGLMGERFGGQVLDTVDIENYISVPKTEGQKLAGALKSHVDDYDVDVIDTQSATKLIPAASEGGLHQIETASGAVLKARSVIVATGAKWRNMGVPGEDQYRTKGVTYCPHCDGPLFKGKRVAVIGGGNSGVEAAIDLAGIVEHVTLLEFAPEMKADQVLQDKLRSLKNVDIILNAMTTEVKGDGTKLTGLDYQDRVTGSVKHLEVAGIFVQIGLLPNTTWLDGAIERNRMGEIIIDAKCETSVKGVFAAGDCTTVPYKQIIIATGEGAKASLSAFDYLIRTKTA
- the uspG gene encoding universal stress protein UspG; this encodes MYNTILMPVDVFEMELSDKAIRHAEFLAQEDGIIHLLHVLPGSANLSLHRFAADIRRFEEHLEAEANQRLQTLKQHFTLPESRLRSHVRFGSVRDEVNAMAQELHADVVVIGSRDPSISTHLLGSNASSVVRHAHVPVFVVR
- a CDS encoding zinc-dependent alcohol dehydrogenase: MKALTYHGPHNVKVENVPDPIIEAQDDIILRVTATAICGSDLHLYRGKIPQVHHGDIFGHEFMGEVVETGSAVKDIRKGDRVVIPFVIACGDCFFCKLQQYSACETTNKGTGAALNKKQIPAPAALFGYSHLYGGIPGGQAEYVRVPKGNVGPFKVPPVLSDDKALFLSDILPTAWQAVKNGQVQKGSQVAIYGAGPVGLLSAACARLLGAEQIFMVDHNDYRLAFAKERYGVIPINFDENDDPAAFIIENTPGNRGVDAVIDAVGFEAKGSLTETVLSNLKIEGSSGKALRQCIAAVRRGGVVSVPGVYAGFIHGFLFGDAFDKGISFKMGQTHVHAFLPELLPLIEQGLLTPEEIVTHYLPLEDAARGYKIFEKREEECRKVILVPGAATPEAAREKVTALMNAPLQP
- the rnk gene encoding nucleoside diphosphate kinase regulator, with the protein product MSRPALIINELDAERLDSLLEQPTFARLPVADALNDELDRARMVSPQAMPEDVVTMNSRVKFRDLASGETYERLLVYPQNAGSSPEALSVMAPVGAALLGLRVGDAIRWPLPDGSETHIEVLELLYQPEAAGEYRL
- a CDS encoding GntP family permease, which produces MTETTYAYDAGTLLGIAAGAVVLLLILIMRFKVHAFLALTLVSIVVALLTKVPFDKVVPTLLTGFGSTLAGVALLVGIGAMIGRLLEVSGGAKVLADTLINKFGEHRAPFALGIASLLFGFPIFFDAGLVVMLPIIFSVAKRFGGSTLKYAFPAAGAFAAMHALVPPHPGPVAASELLGANIGLLVIVGLIIAIPTWYFGGYLYGQYAGKKFDIKLPSSFLGEVDADPTHRPPSFGMVLTILLLPLMLIFLDTGLNTAKVLGWISADNSVANFLRMLGKTPVALLITVFFALMVFSRNHSRQHLEKICDGALGPICGIILVTGAGGMFGGVLRASGIGDALAGVLSDTGMPVILAAFVISTALRVAQGSATVALTTTAALVAPMVQATPGLSQFDLCFIVIAIAGGATVLSHVNDSGFWLVGRFLEMDEKTTLKTWTVMETLLGSIAFLLAAVGSILL
- a CDS encoding ABC transporter substrate-binding protein, with protein sequence MKKLTFTFLTVALAGTSPFAFADTLRMECPVSPGGKQYCQHIKERFEKQTGNQLEFIEFPAASDEKLALLQQLFAAKDEKAVDVFQSDTIWIGLLDKQTLDLTDAMGGMEKDFFPGPWKNNTVNGRLKAVPSYIDTGVLFYRKDLLEKYKEQPPKTWDEMARIATKIQAEERKAGHKNFWGYIFQGKSYEGLTCNALEWIDSYGGGTFVDEKGNVTINNPKAAQALDMARGWMGKITPKGVLGYKEEESRTVFQNGDALFMRNWPYVWQLSQADDSPLKGKVGVMQLPAGPEGRQATTLGGWQWSINANTKNPQAAIALLKILSDDDSQTTRLKILGHAPTRVALYENKEVLAIAPELTQFRDIFAQAVPRPATVTKAQYPRVSNAIFNVTFSVLNGKEDGKKAAADMQKRLTRAKGTGWR
- a CDS encoding carbohydrate ABC transporter permease, producing the protein MKSDSLTSPPAPRRHNASWHQRRRRVAWGLVLPSLLLLALAAGWPLVRTIWFSFTNAMLDAPQDYQMVGIANYFARKDGVSIGVLSDPLWWQAVGNTLWFTFTSVALELLLGMLLALLMNEKFRGQGLVRTAILIPWAIPTIVSAKMWGWMFHDQYGVVNDLLGKIGLPSHLAWIAEPSLSMWAVVIADVWKTTPFMALMLLAALQLIPADLYEAAKVDGASPWQRFKRITLPLIMPALVVALIFRVMDSMRIFDLIYVLTSNSEATMSISGYAREQIVSYQDMGMGSAASVLVFMMVAGIAACFIRVARLNDKEKN
- a CDS encoding carbohydrate ABC transporter permease, whose amino-acid sequence is MKITRWQRRAGHKAVIYIGALMACLFCVFPFYYAIISSLRAGQELFTPAYFPNSWHWDNYVVALVDNGIARSLLNSVLVAVVTVGLCLLVSVTAAFALARVPFRGRRVLLFTILCVSMFPQVAVLTGMFELVRFLGLYDSLGALVISYTTFSLPFTVWVLTTFMKSIPVELEEAAIVDGAKTGTIIRRVFAPVLAPALVTTGLLAFIGAWNEFMFALTFIISGDKRTVPVAISMFSGASSYELPWGSIMAASVVVTLPIIVLVIIFQKRIVSGLTSGAIKG
- a CDS encoding ABC transporter ATP-binding protein; this encodes MAQLRLEKVQKRYGTHAEVIKPLDLQINSGEFVVVVGPSGCGKSTLLRLVAGLEEITDGDMYIDDQRVNDDSPSERGIGMVFQSYALYPHMTVYQNMAFALEMAKVPEKEIDERVRESARILQLEHLLDRRPKDLSGGQRQRVAIGRAIVREPSLFLFDEPLSNLDASLRVQMRMEIAALHRRIHATILYVTHDQVEAMTLADRIVVLNQGQIEQVGTPLALYDTPANVFVAQFIGSPKMNLIPGKMLRVMEHACEVELENGLRLTLPVQAVAGQEGDAVQLGIRPEHVEIMTLAKADVEGEVLFVEHMGNETLVYVNGGYGAEPLVMRHTERLEVRPEHHLGLKLPAEHCYLFDSAGNAFARLSGPKTQH